Proteins from a genomic interval of Rhodococcus rhodochrous:
- a CDS encoding NAD-dependent succinate-semialdehyde dehydrogenase: MDAAELIRSVPTDLFLGGEWVAAENGATFGVHDPATGDELTRVADAAPGDALRALDAAVAAGPEWAATPPRERAELLRAVWQKITERADDFALLMTLEMGKALPESRSEVTYGAEFLRWFSEEAVRIAGRYTPAPAGTGRVLVTKQPVGPCLAITPWNFPLAMGTRKIGPALAAGCTIIVKPASETPLTIQLLAQLFDEAGLPKGVLSVLPSSHAGEVTGPLLEDPRLRKLTFTGSTEVGRMLAEKAGRSLLRTSLELGGNAPFVVFEDADLDAAVEGAVAAKLRNGGEACTAANRFHVHNSVRDAFVAKLTERMASYKLGPGTDPDATLGPLVNENQKKTVIELVQDAVSAGASVRLGGEPADGPGWFYPATVLDDVPKQARILQEEVFGPVAAVTGFDTEEEALAAANDTRYGLAAYIFTRDLDRALRVSHALETGIVGVNRGVVSDVAAPFGGIKDSGLGREGGTEGIEEFLETKYIALQ, encoded by the coding sequence ATGGATGCTGCAGAACTGATTCGGTCCGTCCCCACCGACCTGTTCCTCGGCGGTGAATGGGTGGCGGCCGAGAACGGAGCCACCTTCGGAGTCCACGATCCTGCGACCGGCGACGAACTCACCCGCGTCGCCGATGCCGCGCCCGGTGATGCCCTACGGGCCCTCGATGCGGCCGTCGCAGCCGGTCCGGAATGGGCCGCGACCCCGCCGCGCGAACGCGCCGAACTGCTGCGGGCCGTGTGGCAGAAGATCACCGAGCGCGCCGACGACTTCGCGCTGCTCATGACGCTCGAGATGGGTAAGGCGCTGCCGGAGAGCCGATCGGAGGTGACCTACGGTGCCGAATTCCTGCGATGGTTCTCCGAGGAGGCGGTTCGCATCGCCGGTCGCTACACGCCCGCCCCGGCCGGCACCGGACGCGTTCTCGTGACGAAACAACCGGTCGGTCCCTGCCTGGCGATCACGCCGTGGAACTTCCCCCTCGCGATGGGAACCCGCAAGATCGGTCCCGCCCTCGCCGCGGGATGCACGATCATCGTCAAGCCCGCGTCCGAGACACCCCTCACGATCCAGCTGCTCGCGCAGCTCTTCGACGAGGCAGGACTGCCCAAGGGTGTCCTGTCGGTGCTGCCGTCCTCGCATGCCGGGGAGGTCACCGGTCCGCTCCTCGAAGATCCCCGGCTGCGCAAGCTCACCTTCACCGGCTCCACCGAGGTCGGGCGCATGCTCGCCGAGAAGGCCGGTCGTTCGCTGCTGCGCACCTCGCTCGAACTCGGCGGCAACGCGCCGTTCGTCGTCTTCGAGGACGCCGATCTCGACGCCGCGGTCGAGGGCGCGGTGGCAGCCAAGCTGCGCAACGGGGGAGAGGCCTGCACGGCCGCGAACCGCTTCCACGTCCACAATTCGGTGCGCGACGCCTTCGTCGCCAAGCTCACCGAACGCATGGCGTCGTACAAGCTCGGGCCGGGAACGGACCCCGACGCGACGCTGGGTCCCCTGGTCAACGAGAACCAGAAGAAGACCGTGATCGAACTCGTGCAGGACGCGGTGTCGGCGGGCGCTTCGGTGCGCCTGGGCGGTGAACCCGCGGACGGACCGGGATGGTTCTACCCGGCCACCGTCCTCGACGACGTGCCGAAGCAGGCCCGCATCCTGCAGGAAGAGGTGTTCGGGCCGGTCGCGGCCGTCACCGGCTTCGACACCGAGGAGGAAGCGCTCGCGGCGGCGAACGACACCCGCTACGGGCTCGCCGCCTACATCTTCACGCGCGACCTCGACCGGGCCCTGCGCGTGTCGCATGCGCTCGAAACGGGCATCGTCGGCGTGAACCGCGGTGTCGTCT
- a CDS encoding thymidylate synthase translates to MTVSTPYEDLLRLILETGAEKADRTGTGTRSLFGHQMRFDLSEGFPLITTKKVHLKSIVYELLWFLRGDSNVKWLQEHGVTIWDEWAAPDGDLGPVYGVQWRSWPTPDGQHIDQIGQVIETLRNNPDSRRILVSAWNVAELDRMALMPCHAFFQFYVADGKLSCQLYQRSADMFLGVPFNIASYALLTHMVAQQTGLEPGEFIWTGGDCHIYSNHIEQVTEQLTRDPYPYPTLKLHPRDSIFDYRYEDVEVVGYRHHPAIKAPVAV, encoded by the coding sequence GTGACTGTGTCGACGCCCTACGAAGACCTGCTGCGCCTGATCCTCGAGACCGGCGCGGAGAAGGCCGACCGTACCGGAACCGGCACGCGGAGCCTGTTCGGCCACCAGATGCGCTTCGATCTGTCCGAGGGCTTCCCGTTGATCACCACGAAGAAGGTGCATCTGAAGTCCATCGTCTACGAGCTGCTGTGGTTCCTGCGCGGCGACTCCAACGTCAAGTGGCTGCAGGAGCACGGCGTGACGATCTGGGACGAGTGGGCCGCACCCGACGGCGATCTCGGCCCGGTCTACGGCGTGCAGTGGCGCTCGTGGCCGACCCCCGACGGGCAGCACATCGACCAGATCGGCCAGGTGATCGAGACCCTGCGCAACAATCCCGACTCGCGGCGCATCCTCGTCTCGGCGTGGAACGTGGCAGAGCTCGACAGGATGGCGCTCATGCCGTGCCACGCCTTCTTCCAGTTCTACGTGGCCGACGGCAAGCTCAGCTGCCAGCTCTACCAGCGCAGCGCCGACATGTTCCTCGGCGTGCCGTTCAACATCGCCAGCTACGCGCTGCTCACCCACATGGTCGCGCAGCAGACCGGACTCGAGCCGGGAGAGTTCATCTGGACCGGCGGCGACTGCCACATCTACTCGAACCACATCGAGCAGGTCACCGAGCAGCTCACCCGCGATCCGTATCCCTACCCGACGCTGAAGCTGCACCCACGCGACTCGATCTTCGACTACCGCTACGAGGACGTCGAGGTCGTCGGTTACCGGCACCACCCCGCGATCAAGGCGCCGGTGGCCGTCTGA
- a CDS encoding Fpg/Nei family DNA glycosylase, whose translation MPELPEVEALAVFLREHAVGSVVGRIDVAALSVLQTADPPITALQGRDITGAARFGKFLAIDCSGLHLITHLSRGGWLRWLDEPSHTPPKLGRGPLALRVHLFAPDATTPAFDLTEAGTKKRLAVWVVDDPQQVPGIARLGPDALAFTRDEFAELLTDSTSRLKTLLTDQKVLAGIGNAYSDEILHVAQQSPFATAGKLTDDEVTALYGAMRSVLTDAVTRSVGQDAARLKGEKRSGLRVHGRTGEPCPVCGDTIREVSYTDRSFQYCPTCQTGGKVLADRRMSRLLK comes from the coding sequence ATGCCCGAGCTCCCCGAGGTGGAAGCACTTGCGGTGTTCCTGCGCGAGCACGCGGTCGGCAGCGTCGTCGGACGCATCGACGTCGCGGCGCTGAGCGTGCTGCAGACGGCCGACCCGCCGATTACGGCGCTGCAGGGACGCGACATCACCGGAGCGGCGCGCTTCGGCAAGTTCCTCGCGATCGACTGCTCGGGGCTGCACCTGATCACGCACCTGTCCCGCGGCGGCTGGTTGCGCTGGCTCGACGAACCGTCGCACACTCCCCCGAAACTCGGTCGCGGTCCGCTCGCCCTCCGCGTGCACCTGTTCGCCCCCGACGCGACGACACCGGCCTTCGATCTCACCGAGGCCGGCACGAAGAAGCGCCTCGCGGTCTGGGTCGTCGACGATCCGCAGCAGGTGCCCGGCATCGCCCGCCTCGGCCCCGACGCGCTCGCCTTCACCCGCGACGAGTTCGCCGAGCTCCTGACCGACAGCACCTCACGCCTCAAGACGCTGCTCACCGATCAGAAGGTTCTCGCGGGCATCGGCAACGCCTATTCCGACGAGATCCTGCACGTCGCTCAGCAGTCGCCGTTCGCGACCGCCGGAAAGCTCACCGATGACGAGGTGACGGCCCTGTACGGGGCGATGCGGTCGGTTCTCACCGATGCCGTCACGCGCTCGGTCGGGCAGGACGCGGCGCGCCTCAAGGGCGAGAAACGGTCGGGGCTGCGCGTGCACGGACGCACCGGTGAGCCGTGCCCGGTGTGCGGCGACACCATCCGCGAGGTCTCCTACACCGATCGTTCGTTCCAGTACTGCCCGACCTGTCAGACCGGAGGGAAGGTCCTCGCCGACCGGCGGATGTCCCGCCTGCTGAAGTAG
- the pgi gene encoding glucose-6-phosphate isomerase: protein MSDVTATAPWKALEDHRDRLESVSLRQLFTSEPERVSALTVPAGDLVIDFSKQRFDTPVLHALLELADTAGIAAAREAMFSGAHINVTEDRAVLHTALRLPRDAALIVDGIDVVADVHAVLDRMGQFTDRLRSGDWRGATGEKIATVVNIGIGGSDLGPAMVTGALRRFHDGPAARFVSNVDPADLTAALADLDPATTLFIVASKTFSTLETLSNATAARRWLVDTLGEDAVAQHFVAVSTHTERVVEFGIDPANMFEFWDWVGGRYSVGSAIGLAVMCAIGRQRFGEFLAGMHAIDDHFATADPAQNAPLLAGLIGVWNASILGYRSRAVVPYAQDLARLPAYLQQLTMESNGKSVRADGTPVSYPTGEVFWGEPGTNGQHAFFQLLHQGTEIVPVDFLGLARCGDDLPARDGQTSMQVLVLANMFAQAKVLAFGRDADEVRAEGVDEAVVAHKVMPGDRPSTTILAPELTPSVVGQIIAFYEHQTFVQGIVWGIDSFDQWGVELGKTQATALQTVLAGQETPDTGDASTDHLIEVYRNLRDGA from the coding sequence ATGAGCGACGTAACCGCAACGGCACCGTGGAAAGCTCTGGAAGACCATCGCGACCGGCTCGAATCGGTGTCGCTGCGGCAGTTGTTCACCTCCGAACCCGAGAGGGTCTCGGCGTTGACGGTCCCTGCCGGGGATCTGGTCATCGATTTCAGCAAGCAGCGTTTCGACACCCCCGTCCTGCATGCCTTGCTGGAACTCGCCGACACCGCGGGGATCGCCGCGGCTCGGGAGGCGATGTTCTCGGGTGCGCACATCAACGTCACCGAGGACCGCGCGGTGCTGCACACCGCCCTGCGCCTGCCCCGCGATGCGGCACTGATCGTGGACGGGATCGATGTCGTCGCCGACGTCCACGCCGTGCTCGACCGGATGGGCCAGTTCACCGACCGCCTCCGCAGCGGCGACTGGCGCGGCGCCACCGGCGAGAAGATCGCCACGGTGGTCAACATCGGCATCGGCGGCTCCGATCTCGGCCCGGCAATGGTCACCGGCGCACTGCGGCGTTTTCACGACGGGCCGGCGGCGCGGTTCGTCTCCAACGTCGACCCCGCCGATCTGACCGCGGCGCTGGCCGATCTGGACCCGGCCACCACACTGTTCATCGTCGCGTCGAAAACCTTCTCCACCCTCGAAACCCTGTCGAACGCCACCGCCGCGCGCCGCTGGCTCGTCGACACATTGGGCGAAGACGCCGTCGCCCAGCATTTCGTGGCGGTGTCGACGCACACGGAGCGGGTGGTCGAGTTCGGCATCGACCCGGCGAACATGTTCGAATTCTGGGACTGGGTCGGTGGGCGTTATTCGGTGGGTTCGGCGATCGGGCTGGCGGTCATGTGCGCCATCGGCCGGCAGCGGTTCGGCGAGTTCCTCGCCGGCATGCACGCCATCGACGACCACTTCGCCACCGCCGACCCGGCGCAGAACGCACCGCTGTTGGCGGGGTTGATCGGGGTGTGGAATGCGAGCATCCTCGGTTATCGCTCGCGCGCGGTGGTGCCCTATGCGCAGGATCTGGCGCGGTTGCCGGCCTATCTGCAGCAGCTGACGATGGAATCGAACGGCAAGTCCGTGCGCGCCGACGGCACACCGGTCAGCTACCCCACCGGGGAGGTGTTCTGGGGCGAGCCCGGTACCAACGGCCAGCATGCCTTCTTCCAGTTGCTGCACCAGGGCACCGAGATCGTCCCCGTCGACTTCCTCGGCCTGGCCCGTTGCGGCGACGATCTGCCGGCCCGCGACGGGCAGACCAGCATGCAGGTGCTGGTGCTGGCGAACATGTTCGCCCAGGCCAAAGTCCTCGCCTTCGGCCGCGATGCCGACGAGGTGCGTGCCGAAGGCGTCGACGAGGCGGTGGTGGCGCACAAGGTGATGCCCGGCGATCGGCCGTCGACGACGATCCTCGCCCCGGAACTGACCCCGTCGGTGGTCGGGCAGATCATCGCGTTCTACGAGCATCAGACCTTCGTCCAGGGCATCGTGTGGGGGATCGATTCGTTCGATCAGTGGGGTGTCGAGCTCGGCAAGACCCAGGCCACCGCCCTGCAGACGGTGCTCGCCGGCCAGGAGACCCCCGATACCGGAGACGCGTCCACCGACCATCTGATCGAGGTCTACCGCAACCTCCGCGACGGAGCCTGA
- a CDS encoding FAD:protein FMN transferase, with translation MIGSNEWWEWGRQIALAVTEPHALHRARMIVRGVVAESEAVSDSRRGDAEIHSVNLAQGTPVTMSPRLASMVRSALWAARMTGGAITPVDSDDASVDAGAIPPIHPIPTYRDVQIDGDVVLAPFGVSLELGATAVADTVDYSAALVANLLECGALVRIGDVMATAGHAPAGGWQVPLPDRGSVELPAGSAMASHTSDVADPERWRLVSVIAPDAVWADAAAATALQRGIGALSWLEQYDLPARLVDTHGRVRTTTAWSDPKAA, from the coding sequence ATGATCGGCAGCAACGAATGGTGGGAGTGGGGTCGGCAGATCGCACTCGCGGTGACCGAGCCGCATGCACTGCACCGTGCCCGCATGATCGTGCGCGGCGTCGTCGCCGAGTCCGAGGCGGTGAGCGACAGCCGCCGGGGCGACGCCGAGATCCACTCCGTCAACCTCGCGCAGGGCACTCCGGTCACGATGAGCCCCCGACTGGCCTCGATGGTGCGGTCGGCGCTGTGGGCGGCCCGCATGACGGGCGGGGCCATCACCCCGGTCGACTCCGACGACGCCTCCGTCGATGCCGGAGCCATCCCGCCGATCCATCCCATCCCCACCTACCGCGACGTGCAGATCGACGGAGACGTCGTGCTCGCTCCCTTCGGGGTGAGCCTCGAACTCGGTGCGACGGCCGTGGCCGATACCGTCGACTACTCCGCGGCGCTCGTCGCGAACCTGCTCGAATGCGGGGCGCTCGTGCGCATCGGCGACGTGATGGCCACCGCGGGGCACGCGCCGGCCGGGGGATGGCAGGTGCCGCTCCCGGATCGAGGGTCGGTCGAACTGCCGGCCGGATCGGCCATGGCGTCGCACACCAGCGACGTCGCCGACCCCGAGCGGTGGCGTCTCGTCAGCGTCATCGCTCCCGACGCGGTGTGGGCCGATGCGGCCGCGGCGACGGCGTTGCAGCGGGGGATCGGAGCCCTGTCGTGGCTCGAGCAGTACGACCTGCCGGCGCGTCTCGTCGATACGCACGGACGGGTCCGGACCACCACGGCCTGGTCCGATCCGAAGGCTGCTTGA
- a CDS encoding dihydrofolate reductase: protein MGDVTLVWAQARDGVIGRDNTIPWHIPEDMAFFKDATMGKPVIMGRLTWDSLPVRFRPLPGRRNIVVTRNVEWSAEGAETAMSLEDALTLAGEDEVVVMGGGQIYAQAMPFATRLLVTEVDLDVVGDATAPPIGPEWAAEPGEWMTSTKGIRFRWIRYARS, encoded by the coding sequence ATGGGGGATGTCACCCTCGTCTGGGCCCAGGCACGCGACGGTGTGATCGGCCGCGACAACACCATTCCGTGGCACATCCCCGAGGACATGGCGTTCTTCAAGGACGCCACGATGGGCAAGCCGGTGATCATGGGCCGGCTCACCTGGGACTCGCTCCCGGTGAGATTCCGGCCGCTGCCGGGACGCCGGAACATCGTCGTCACCCGCAACGTCGAGTGGTCGGCCGAGGGCGCCGAGACCGCGATGAGCCTCGAGGACGCGTTGACGCTCGCCGGCGAGGACGAGGTCGTCGTGATGGGCGGGGGCCAGATCTACGCGCAGGCGATGCCGTTCGCGACTCGGCTGCTCGTGACCGAGGTCGACCTCGACGTCGTAGGAGATGCGACCGCACCTCCGATCGGGCCCGAGTGGGCGGCGGAACCCGGGGAATGGATGACGTCCACCAAGGGAATCAGGTTCCGCTGGATCCGGTACGCGCGAAGCTGA
- a CDS encoding acyl-CoA dehydrogenase family protein, protein MNFPATHEVFNQVPDLEPYGAADDPALLEGLRREGASWAEDEVRELGALAGTARAQAWGRLANEYPPVLHTHDRYGHRVDEVEFHPHWHDLMTVAVENGLHAAPWRDSRPGAHVARAAKFYVWGHTDAGHMCPISMTYAAVPALRHNAELAERYEPLLAAPHYDFGLREPSTKRGLIAGMSMTEKQGGSDVRANTTTATPNADGSYTIVGHKWFTSAPMSDLFLTLAQTEHGPSCFLLPRVLPDGTRNAIRIQRLKDKLGNKSNASSEIEYENAIGWLVGPEGRGINTIIEMVNMTRLDCVIGSAVNMRVATLRAVHHARHRKAFGAVLVDQPLMRNVLADLVVESDAATTMMMRLAGATDRAAGDEQEAALRRIALAVTKYWVCKRAPAVAAEALECLGGNGYAEESGMPRLYRESPLMSIWEGSGNVAALDALRAMARQPGTVEAFSTEVGLAEGADPRLDSAIARVGKELTDLEDAEYRARRVVELMALVLQGAQLVRHGHPAVAEAFCRSRLDDDWGIAMGTLPTGVDTAAILDRV, encoded by the coding sequence GTGAATTTCCCCGCCACCCACGAGGTGTTCAATCAGGTACCGGACCTCGAGCCCTACGGGGCCGCCGACGACCCCGCCCTCCTCGAAGGACTGCGCCGCGAAGGAGCGAGCTGGGCCGAGGACGAGGTCCGCGAACTCGGCGCCCTCGCCGGCACTGCCCGTGCCCAGGCCTGGGGGCGGCTCGCCAACGAGTACCCGCCCGTGCTGCACACCCACGACCGCTACGGCCACCGCGTCGACGAGGTCGAGTTCCATCCGCACTGGCACGACCTGATGACCGTCGCCGTCGAGAACGGCCTGCACGCGGCACCCTGGCGCGACTCGCGTCCCGGCGCGCACGTCGCCCGCGCCGCGAAGTTCTACGTGTGGGGCCACACCGACGCCGGGCACATGTGCCCGATCTCGATGACCTACGCCGCGGTCCCGGCGCTGCGCCACAACGCCGAACTCGCCGAGCGCTACGAGCCGCTGCTGGCCGCGCCGCACTACGACTTCGGGCTGCGCGAACCCTCCACGAAACGCGGTCTCATCGCGGGGATGTCGATGACCGAGAAGCAGGGTGGTTCCGACGTCCGCGCCAACACCACCACCGCGACCCCCAACGCGGACGGTTCGTACACGATCGTCGGGCACAAGTGGTTCACCTCCGCGCCGATGTCCGACCTGTTCCTCACGCTCGCGCAGACCGAGCACGGACCGTCGTGCTTCCTGCTCCCGCGTGTCCTGCCCGACGGCACCCGCAACGCGATCCGCATCCAGCGGCTGAAGGACAAGCTCGGCAACAAGTCGAACGCCTCCTCCGAGATCGAGTACGAGAACGCGATCGGCTGGCTCGTCGGCCCGGAAGGTCGCGGCATCAACACCATCATCGAGATGGTGAACATGACGCGACTCGACTGCGTCATCGGCTCGGCCGTGAACATGCGGGTCGCGACGCTGCGCGCGGTCCACCACGCCCGCCATCGGAAGGCGTTCGGCGCGGTGCTCGTCGACCAGCCGCTCATGCGCAACGTGCTCGCCGATCTCGTCGTCGAATCCGATGCGGCGACGACGATGATGATGCGTCTGGCCGGAGCCACCGACCGCGCCGCCGGAGACGAGCAGGAAGCCGCCCTGCGCCGCATCGCGCTGGCCGTCACCAAGTACTGGGTGTGCAAGCGGGCTCCCGCGGTCGCCGCCGAAGCTCTCGAATGTCTCGGCGGCAACGGCTACGCCGAGGAGTCCGGCATGCCGCGGCTCTATCGCGAGTCGCCGCTCATGTCGATCTGGGAAGGATCCGGCAACGTCGCGGCACTCGACGCATTGCGCGCCATGGCCCGGCAGCCCGGCACCGTCGAGGCGTTCTCCACCGAGGTCGGGCTCGCGGAAGGAGCCGATCCGCGGCTCGACTCGGCCATCGCCCGGGTCGGCAAGGAACTCACCGACCTCGAGGACGCCGAGTACCGGGCACGGCGGGTCGTGGAGCTCATGGCCCTGGTCCTGCAGGGCGCGCAGCTCGTCCGGCACGGGCATCCCGCCGTCGCGGAGGCCTTCTGCCGCAGCCGGCTCGACGACGACTGGGGCATCGCGATGGGCACACTGCCGACCGGCGTGGACACCGCCGCGATCCTCGACCGGGTCTGA
- a CDS encoding cupin domain-containing protein: MDKLSLTALARQQLKLAAASSSGRSSQTVFGGHTKHLRQTVVALLAGHELGEHDSPGEATLQVLSGQLQLVAGNDVWKGSAGDMIIIPPVRHSVSAIEDVAFLLTVAK, from the coding sequence ATGGACAAGCTCTCGTTGACCGCCCTGGCACGGCAGCAGCTCAAACTCGCAGCGGCGTCCAGCAGCGGACGCAGCTCCCAGACGGTTTTCGGTGGGCATACCAAGCACCTGCGGCAGACCGTCGTCGCGTTGCTCGCCGGCCACGAACTCGGCGAGCACGACAGCCCCGGCGAGGCGACCCTGCAGGTGCTGTCGGGTCAGCTCCAGCTCGTCGCGGGCAACGACGTGTGGAAGGGTTCGGCGGGCGACATGATCATCATCCCGCCGGTCCGGCACAGCGTCAGCGCCATCGAGGACGTCGCCTTCCTGCTCACCGTCGCCAAATAG
- a CDS encoding carboxylesterase/lipase family protein translates to MTPETHVTFADGTVRGTRLGDLLAWRGIPYAAPPVGPLRLRAPQPVEPWTGVRDATQFGNAAPQRPRYAETGRRGVRVRPDEDCLTLNVLAPAGRVHAPRPVMVFIHGGAFTLGTSALSVYGGESLVRRGDVVYVSINYRLGALGYLDFGSFSTDSVRFDSNLGLRDQVAALEWVQRNIAAFGGDPDNVTIFGESAGGTSVTTLLATPAARGLFSAAIAQSPAPNLVVTSDRSAEWGRKFVELLGADPDTAARALLDASPVELGRVGSRLGAQVLRATPGLHPFGPVVDGDFVPLQPLEAYETGAAHPVPLVLGTNDREGALFPKFLDALPTNPRRIDALFAATDPEAKDRITAVYPGYPDERAAIDLGGDLTFWYPSVQIAQAHSRFAPTFMYRFDLAPRLLRWTGFDATHAVELLAVFDQTGEPLGRALTALGGRRGLRTVAGVMQRQWLNVARHGEPLPSWPPYDEKGRATVIFDEVTHIEHDPRRERRLAWEGYRGYTAPAPVQ, encoded by the coding sequence ATGACGCCCGAGACCCACGTCACATTCGCAGACGGGACCGTCCGCGGCACCCGGCTCGGCGACCTCCTCGCCTGGCGCGGCATCCCCTACGCCGCTCCCCCGGTCGGTCCGCTGCGGTTGCGCGCGCCGCAACCGGTCGAGCCCTGGACGGGGGTGCGCGATGCGACGCAGTTCGGCAATGCCGCCCCGCAGCGTCCGCGCTACGCCGAGACCGGTCGTCGCGGGGTGCGCGTGCGTCCCGACGAGGACTGCCTGACCCTCAACGTGCTCGCCCCCGCCGGTCGGGTCCATGCACCGCGACCGGTCATGGTGTTCATCCACGGCGGCGCCTTCACCCTCGGCACGAGTGCCCTGTCGGTCTACGGCGGCGAGTCGCTGGTCCGACGCGGCGACGTCGTCTACGTGTCGATCAACTACCGCCTCGGAGCGCTCGGCTATCTCGACTTCGGATCCTTCTCCACCGATTCGGTCCGATTCGATTCCAATCTCGGTCTGCGCGACCAGGTGGCGGCGCTCGAATGGGTGCAGCGCAATATCGCGGCCTTCGGCGGGGACCCCGACAACGTGACGATCTTCGGCGAGTCCGCCGGCGGCACCTCGGTGACGACCCTGCTCGCGACACCCGCCGCGCGCGGACTGTTCTCCGCCGCGATCGCACAGAGCCCGGCGCCGAATCTCGTCGTCACCTCCGACCGCTCTGCCGAATGGGGCCGGAAGTTCGTCGAACTGCTCGGTGCCGACCCGGATACCGCGGCGCGGGCGCTGCTCGACGCCTCCCCCGTCGAACTCGGGCGGGTGGGATCGCGACTCGGGGCGCAGGTGCTGCGCGCGACCCCCGGTCTGCATCCCTTCGGTCCGGTCGTCGACGGCGATTTCGTTCCGCTCCAGCCGCTCGAGGCGTACGAGACGGGCGCGGCGCATCCCGTTCCGCTCGTGCTCGGGACGAACGACCGCGAGGGCGCACTGTTCCCGAAGTTCCTCGACGCGCTGCCGACGAACCCGCGGCGGATCGACGCACTGTTCGCCGCGACCGATCCGGAGGCGAAGGATCGCATCACGGCGGTCTACCCGGGATATCCGGACGAGCGTGCCGCGATCGATCTCGGCGGCGATCTCACCTTCTGGTATCCGTCCGTGCAGATCGCGCAGGCGCATTCGCGTTTCGCGCCGACCTTCATGTACCGCTTCGATCTCGCGCCGCGACTGCTGCGGTGGACGGGTTTCGACGCGACGCACGCTGTGGAGTTGCTCGCGGTCTTCGACCAGACCGGCGAACCGCTCGGGCGGGCGCTCACCGCACTCGGTGGGCGACGCGGCCTGCGCACGGTCGCCGGGGTGATGCAGCGCCAGTGGCTGAACGTGGCCCGGCACGGTGAACCACTGCCGTCGTGGCCGCCTTACGACGAGAAGGGCCGCGCGACAGTGATTTTCGACGAGGTCACGCACATCGAGCACGATCCGCGTCGCGAGCGCCGACTCGCGTGGGAGGGCTACCGCGGGTACACCGCTCCGGCACCGGTGCAATGA
- a CDS encoding TetR/AcrR family transcriptional regulator, translated as MAYRRTPAVQERLDAQREAIAAAAVALLSERGYSGLSVSAVAERAGVATGSVYRHYVDKSDLMVRIFRELCGREVEAVTSAAATGSGADRVTAVVDTFSRRALRNPTLAYALLAEPVDAAVDVERLVLRRAFAAAFANAVRHGIATGEFPEQDVELTAAALVGAVGEVLTGRLPGAADGRHCAAADGRHCDSAAGSTVPDLVALALRAVGYLSSGTTQE; from the coding sequence GTGGCGTACCGGCGGACACCCGCAGTGCAGGAGCGACTCGACGCGCAGCGCGAGGCGATCGCCGCTGCCGCCGTGGCTCTGCTCAGCGAGCGCGGATACAGCGGACTGTCCGTCTCGGCGGTCGCCGAACGGGCCGGTGTCGCCACCGGCAGCGTCTACCGGCACTACGTCGACAAGTCCGATCTCATGGTGCGGATCTTCCGGGAACTGTGCGGCCGGGAGGTCGAGGCCGTGACGTCCGCGGCCGCAACCGGATCCGGTGCCGACCGGGTGACCGCGGTGGTCGACACCTTCTCCCGGCGTGCGCTGCGCAATCCCACCCTCGCCTACGCGCTGCTCGCCGAACCGGTCGACGCAGCGGTCGACGTCGAACGGCTCGTGCTGCGCCGCGCCTTCGCGGCGGCCTTCGCGAACGCCGTGCGCCACGGCATCGCAACCGGTGAATTTCCCGAACAGGACGTCGAACTCACCGCCGCCGCGCTCGTCGGGGCCGTCGGTGAGGTACTCACCGGCCGCCTTCCCGGCGCGGCCGACGGTCGCCATTGCGCCGCGGCCGATGGTCGACATTGCGACAGCGCGGCCGGATCCACTGTCCCCGACCTCGTCGCGCTCGCACTGCGCGCGGTGGGGTACCTGTCTTCCGGAACGACCCAGGAGTGA